In the Populus nigra chromosome 2, ddPopNigr1.1, whole genome shotgun sequence genome, GACTGCGCGAaaggagaaaagagaaggaggagAGGGGGCTCGAGGGGATCAGAACTAGTGTAGGATCTGTCATGTCGTGTGACTCATTAATTTCCTATTGTTTTCCTATGGATACCGGCaactttttttcctatttaagaTATTCCGTGAAGACTTGGATGAGTTTAAGATGTGGTAATCAAACAATAAAGAAGACGAAACAAAATGGCAAAAGGCTATTAATTGCTTTTTCCTTTGAGAGGCTCTCGACGATTATCGATTCTGGTAGCAAAAAGAAGGCTGCGTGCTCGATCTATCTAGTATTTTGAAATAGTTTTTCAAATGTATATATCAACTATTTAATTATGGAGCCATTCCAATTGATATAATGGATCctatttataaaaactaatttaggaTGAATATTGTTTCACAtactatatttaatttaagtgTGAGAGATTATTCTACCTCGTTTGGACCAAATATATTTACTATTTAAATGGTAAAACCAATGATGATAATTTTACCTAAACTCTATGTATAATAATTGAATCAACTATagttatccttttttttatatgtaataattataataaaaatattattaaattcaattaaaaatccgATCCAAACTcaatctattatatatatatatatatatatatatatatatatcttaaaatatatgttatttttatattgaataataattattactcctataaaattgatattcaaAAGCCAATAAGCGGCtatgaatatataatttaataagtaATATGTTGGATATAAATATAATAGAGATCGATCCATTCCATCCTAGGTAAAAGGGTCTTTATCTATGTGCTCACATAACATGGTATTCATAAGAAGCTCCATTAATAAGGGCCCCATTAGTAAGATGGGCCTAAAGTATAGATCCAAAGTTAACTAGCCCAAGACAAACGTGCAATCGCCTCCAGGGACATTCCCGTAattacaaataatttcaaatccCGACAGTCGTCAAAAGCAGCTGCTCATCCCGCCcgtaaacaaaaatcaaatcaaagagAGATAGAAAATGGAGAAGATCTGTGTAGCAATTAGAGTGAGACCACCTGTCACTGTATCTGAAGACACCACCATCAATGGAACCTACTGGAAAGTGGAAGAAAATCGCATCTCTCTTCACAAATCTCACGGCTCTCCTATCTCCGGCGTCTCTTATGCCTTTGGTACCTTTGTTCTCTCCAATTTCTCTCTATTTCCTCTTTGATTTCTGTATTTtactcattgatttttttttaatttttggtagATCACGTGTTCGATGAGAGCTGCAAAAACTCTAGAGTTTACGAGCTCCTTACCAAGGATCTCATTCTTGCTGCTGTTGACGGTTTTAACGGTATGATTCATTAGAGCTTTTGTAGTTTCAAtagttatttaatttgatttttttttaattttttaatttttgtaatgcAGGAACGGTGTTCGCTTATGGACAGACTAGCAGTGGAAAGACTTTTACGATGAACGGTTCTCAAAACGATGGAGGAATTATTCATCGAGCTgttaaagatatttttgaaaaaattcacaTGGTAATTACCGCAAGCACGCCGTGGCTGCTGTGTTGGGCAAAATTTGAATTgatagatgaattttttttttgaagcagATTTCCGAGAGAGAGTTTCTCATAAGAGTTTCGTATATGGAAATTTATAATGAGGAGATTAATGATCTTTTTGCTGTTGAGAATCAGAAATTGCCAATACATGAGAGCTTGGAGGTTGGATAGAGGCTTTGGGAATTCTCTTACTCTTTTACTAGTTTCCTTGCTTGTATAATTcactgattttaatttttttattttcctttttgtttttggttctaGCGCGGCGTGTTTGTTGCAGGACTAAAGGAGGAAATTGTGAGTAATGGTGAACAGGTGTTGAAGTTAATCGAAGGAGGAGAAGGTTTGAAGCATAATTCACTCGTAGCCCTTGtttttaaaactttgttttggtGATAATGTATGCGTGGTTACATGTAATTTGAAATATGTGCACCGCAGTTAATCGACACTTTGGAGAGACGAACATGAATGCTCGAAGCAGTAGGTCTCACACGATTTTTAGAATGGTAAGAAGTCATCGACATGATTAAAGATGTAGTGAGATACAATTTCTTTGATGAGATTTACTATCAATCTTGAGGCTGTGTGTGTCAGGTGATTGAAAGTAAGAGGAAGGATGCCAATTCTTCTAGTGATTATTCGAGTAGTGATGCTGTCCGAGTTTCTGTTTTGGTGTGTAATCTCTCCACATTTTGCTGCATTGAGGATAACACATTGAATTATATAGGATctggtttttctaatttttaaatgcCATTTTGTGCTGTGTGGAAGTAGAACTTGGTAGATTTAGCTGGATCAGAAAGGATAGCTAAAACTGGAGCTGGCGGTGTACGTTTAAAAGAAGGGAAGTATATTAACAAGAGTTTGATGATTCTTGGTAATGTAATAAACAAACTAAGTGAAGGTGCCAAGCAGAGGTAATTGCTGCGCTGGAAATTTATCTCTTTAATTAGGTTTTATCAGAGctgtttttgttaatgttttagtttataaaatacAGGGGGCATATTCCTTATCGTGATAGCAAGCTTACTCGTATACTTCAACCTGCTCTTGGTGGAAATGCCAAGACTTCAATTATATGCACTGTAGCCCCAGAAGAGGTAGTCATTTGTTTGTTCCCATTGGAGTGTTTATATTCTATACATCGCCAACGGTTCCAATTGGCCCACCGTCAAGTTGAGCCTTCTACGTTAACTGTATTtcgtttttgttgttttttagctTCACATTGAGGAAACAAAGGGAACTCTCCAGTTTGCTAGTCGAGCTAAGCGCATCACCAATTGTGCCCAAGTGAATGAGGTATGTCTGTTGTTTTGTACAGGGCATTAACCATTTTATCACCTTAACTAGAGTAGGTAACTGGGTTCTAATATATTCATTCCTCGCGGTCTTCTTGTAGATTTTGTCAGATGCAGCCTTGCTGAAGCGGCAGAAGTTAGAGATAGAGGAGCTGCGTAAGAAACTTCAGGTTATGATCATGCCATGTTCATTGTAATTTCTACATGGTAaagatttagatattatttgaTTAAGTTAAATACTTGTTCAGGGATCCCGGGCTGAAGTACTGGAGCAAGAAATTTTGAAGTTGAGAAATGACATGCTGAAGGTAGATTCTACGCTAACATGATCTGACCATTATCATGAACACCGCTCATAACTTGTGTTAATTGAGCTCCAATTTCCAATTTCCAGTACGAATTGGAGAGAGAAAAGCTTGAGATGGAACTGAAAGAGGAGAGGAAATCACACAAGGAACGTGATCAATGCATCAAAGAGCAGCAGATGAAAATTGACAATCTCAGTACCGGTGCCTCCATTTCAGATAGTGATAGGAACTCTATCCAGGTATATTTCAAGCAAAGCAAAACGCCATAATTTCTCGGCACTTTTGTCCAGCAGAGGTCACTACACGGATAGCATAACCTTCTTTCTAGTACTTTGATATTGGCAAATTGGCAGCAGATACTGGTTTTACCATCATCCACTATTGGTCCATATCTTCTTGCTGTAAACAAGAGTAACTTGCCCTGGTTCTTGCATTTCTCCATCATTTATGCCTATATTAGTAATGCagcatttcaaaattttcttaaagACAAATTTATATGACTGTTAGCATGATTTTTAATGAAGCATCTGAAGGATGCCAAAGAATAGAGTGATATAAAGCACATACCTGGTGCAAACTGATCATGTACAGATGTAAGCAAGATATGTAACCTCAAATTTGTTCCCTTCTGGTCTTCTATAGTCAAGTTTTGCGTCACAACAGTCATGgcaaagaatatatatttattctatttGTATTCATTTAATATATTGCATGTAATCATTACTATTCTTTCTGTGATTTCTTATGCATTAACAAAAACTTCTACTCATCTCTTAGGTTACTGATattcttataataaaataactactGGTCGTAGGAACAGAATGCTGGGAGACAAATCCTCAAGGAAGAATTCAGTGGCAGCAACAGTGTCTTCAAAAATGATGTTTTCAGAACCCCTACATTCAAGGCAGATTCCAATGCCTTTGTTGGCAAACGGTCCAATTACTCCAGGCTGCCAGATTTCAGTCCTCTACCAGATAACTATAGCAATGTGGCCGATGAAGACACATGGTTGAAAATGAACAAAGGATTCATCGCGGACCTTGATTCAATTCAAATGACTCCTGCAAGAAAAGTTCAATCCTTTCCTTTTGGTGATGTTACTCTAGTAAGTTTATGTTAAGTTTTTCATATGCTCAGTCTTGTTATCTGCAATTGCTACTTGTCCCTTTCCTATGTGTTAAACTAAGGAAAAAGCCTGAGATGAGAATATCAAGGATGTCCTCTTGAGAACTGATGTTCACCTTTTCTAATTCTCCTATATTTTGGTccaattcattttttgtttcaagtgtTCGAAGTTTTCTTGTTTGCATGTGGTTGTTCGTCTCTCCATCGCATTcataaaccatataaaaaaacaatgttgaatTAGAAGCCAAGGGTTTCCATCTTTGGTAACTtaacagaaataaataaataaagcatacATACTGGCATGACCTTTATTAAATTAGTCTTCTAGTGTTCTAGCATTTTCAAACTTTGATATTGCTCGTTCAATGTGATAAATAGCTATGATAGTgatacctttttatttttcaatgtttagaTAATACTAGTAGCACTATCCAGCcacataatgtttttaattagacTCATCCACATCGCTGCCAGGGTTCTTCAACTGAGGATTACAAAGTAGAGGTCCAGAATCTCAAAAGGCAACTAGAACTTGTCCTTGAAGAGAAGAATGAACTCGAGGTTTGCCTTTTGCTCTTGCCCTTTCTCAATTTTCGATTTCATACATCGGTGATAATTCAGTGAGGTAGCTTGATATTTGAAAGTGGCATGTTCTTGATGACTGTATTCAGTTGCTGTTGTTCGCTCTCCTCAAATAGTTCCATTTCATTGGGCACTTTTTTATACAGTACGCACCACTACTATTGGTAACTATGATGTAGAAATGCATCCAATGTGCAATTTATGACACAGGAAAGTGCAATGACGACTCTTTAGTGtgcttgtttttcatttttagctCATTtgaaaattagaagaataacaCTTGTAAATTCCCGTCCACACACAAAGCTTCCATCTATTCCTGGTGTTAGCTATGCATTGATACCAGTAGAAAGCTTTCTTTTCAATCTGAGACCTCTAAATAAATACTGTTTCTAGGTATACGTCTTATTCCAAATAGGAGAACTCTTGATATCTCTGTGAATTGATGGAACGTAGCAAAGTGTTTTTGGCTGATCATGCTATTCAGTTCTGTCTATTTTATTCTTCTGGTGCAAGCATTTAATCTTAATGTATTGCATGCATATGTTTGCAGAAGAAGCACTTAGAACAATTACAGTTGAATGATCATTTAATGGGGGAGATATCAGAACTCAAACATGAAGCAGTGGTAATTCGAGAAATACCTCAAAGACTATGTGAATCTATGGCTAGTTGCAGAGACACTTACAAGGATGTTCTGTTAACGTTGCAGGTGACGCTCTGCATTTATATGCCTCTGTCAGTTCATATTTACTGATAGCATTAGATTAGTAAAATGTAATTTCTACTTTGACATCTAAACAGAGTTTTGTACCTGATGGAGACTCTTCAATTGGAAAATTCCTATCTACCACAAGTGAAATTGGCTTAACCCTTTTCTCAAATTTGGAAAAGCGTTTCTCTATGGCAATGGATGATCACAAATCTTTTAATGAGAATGATTCTCTGGTCCAAGAAAACTGCGAAGTGCTTTCTGAAAGATTGAAAAGCACAATTACATCCCTGGCATTAGCAGAAAAACTAGCTGTTCAgaataaagaagagaagaatCCAATATGCGGCTCCACATATAAGGTAGCTGCCTGGTCACAATCATCAAGATATCATTTAtcaatcatgattttatttttcatcctgATGTTTGGATATATTGTTCCCTCTTTCAGGATTTCTGTCATTTAAACTGTTGCTTATTTAGCTATTTAATATGACAATACAAGCCAAAATAAACATAGAATTGTATTTGAGTTGATCTTCATGTCATGGCAGTATGGATGATATTTGAAACATTCTAATAAACCATTTAAATAACTCTTTCGATGTGCATGTGAATGCTAAGTGTAAACTTGCCAGTCTCTgaccaaaagaagaaagagtcaTACCTAAATCTGATGTATTTGTTTATCTTGCCTCTAAGCCTGTCTTTTACTCTTCCGACGATATCCTAGGTGCTGCCTGcattttaagatatatatacACGTGGGAGGTTATACATGTAGAGAGTTATGTTCCATAGATCTTATATGTAATTCTTACTTGTACAGTGAATCGGTTCTGTTTTTTCTGTGAAGTCCACATGATGCATGTTGTCAAGTTCCAAAGTGTGGCAATCACGATCCTTAAACAATGTTTAGTGTATGCTACTTTACAATGAAAGAACTGCTTGTGTATCAAATCATACATCATTCAGGTCACATTACATTGTTTGAAGGTTTAGTTTTGAAATGTGATAAAGGAATGCACTCTGGGAGAAGAACCTGCTTCTTGGAAGGAGAAACTGGGCAATGAACTTGGTGCTATCAAGGAAAAACTCCAAGCCTTGGAGAAAGAGTTAGAACATAATAACCAGCTTCTGAAGGATTCAAGAGAAAGACATGATACCATGGAAAGAGATTATTGGCTtttgaaagaagaaagagattcTTTGCTTGAAAAAGTCTCCGAGTCATCTCAAAACCTAGCAACGGTTGCCCTtcaaaaggaaaacattttGAAGGATTTGAACACTGAAGCAGAGAGAAGGAAATATCTCGAGAAAGAGATCAAACAATTCAGTGTTGCTTTTGCCAGTCGGCAGAGATCCTTCATGTCTTTCCAAGGTGAATTTCTATCTAAAGTTGAGAAATTGAGAGCCCAAAGTCCAATTGCAGCATCCGAATCTCTTGGGTGTTGAAAATTCAGTTTCGACTGCTCGTTAGTTTATTCTGTATTTCACATGGTTCTGTTCGTGTTGCTTCCCATTTACTTGCGTTGATTTCTGTCTGTAATTCTACACATGATCTTCTGAGTTTGGATGTCCTTAGGAACTAAATCATGCAGTTATGAGAGAGATTTAGTCAGTTAACCCTTGTTACAAGGCCTAGCTTGGCATGGGGGGTCAACCCGGTGACCCACCATCCCGGGACTTGGCTGGGCCATAGCTAGTGGGAAAACCATGAAACAtcattgtttgtgttttttttttcttcaagaaaagAAGTTAAGCTCGGATTGATGAATTAACTTGTGTATCAACTTATTTAGTTCTTGGCATAAATAACATATTTGACCGTCCATTCCTGCATTCAGAAATTTCATTCACCTAATTTGAAGGAACTAGCCTAGACTACCTTCTGATAAATTCCCCGTAATATTCTGAAAATGAATGCCTTGTGTCAATAGATAATTTGAGAAGTAGTATCGAATTATTTGTGCATAAATATTCTATGAAAACAATGCATGTGGGAAAATACTCTGAAGATGTTGCTACTTTTAGCATGCAGCTCATGCGCAGATGAGCCGGTGGTTCCAAACTGGTGAGCGAATTCTTGATTCAAACATATACCTGAATTGCTTCTATTCTGTAAGAACACTGTTTATACATACTAAAGAAGTGAGAATTCGTTACATTGCAAAATGCTTGTTCACTACCTGTATGATGCGACAAGAACAACTCAATTCGAAATCATTATATGTCGGCACAGAAAATGAGAGCATTGCTTGGCCATTCAGTCTCACAGCTTTATGGTCACCCTCAGTCTCTTTCAGTGAGGTTGCACTCATTGCTCATGTCCATCCCTAAGCccttctatatttattttcttggaaaaacATTTGAAGGTTGAAAATTTCAACCAAGATGCTTAATCGTTTTATCGAGCTTCATGTCTTCATTGAATCCACGTCTCACGCGTGTAAATGTCAAGCAGACACGCCAAAAATTAACCTCGTTAGGTAGCCAAGAAAAAGAGAGCAAATTCTCCCTCTAAAAAGTCCCAGTCACATTAAAAGCCTTGGTTAAAAAAGCAAAGATACTAGGCTCCAAAGCATGAGAGAGAGTCCATGAGCAGTTTGCTTTTTGGATTATTGAATAGATTGTGATGGGTGTAAGGCCCGCAATTCCCATCGACTTTAATAGTATTTCCACAGTTTGGGCCCCAATGAGCCCACGATTGAAAGTTGATGATGATGCCAAGAAAATTATTACACATTTATATCTTTTCAGCTTCTAAATCCGGGATTAACTTTATTAGTATTTCCACGGTTCGGGCCCCAATGAGCCAACGGTCGAAAGTTGATGATGATGCCATGAAAATCATAGCACATTTATATCTTTTCAGCTTCTAAATCCTGGATTTAAAACCCGTTTGGAAACACGGTCGCACATGTGACACAGCCGGTTTGGAAATGatgcttttaattttagaaatgcAGGTCGTTCCACATGTCCAAAAATGTTCCCAAACaattcagtaattttttttaaaaaaatcaagaatctcAAAAGAAGCCGCcctaaaatgaaacaaaaagaaaaggcaaaaaggtgccttttacttttcatttcctCCTCTGAAAATAAAGCGAAGATATTGAAAATGTCCAGTCTATGGATTAGATTTGGGACATGGGAGAAAATTtgcacccccccccccaaaaaaaagtCTAATTGTGCATAAATACTCCAAAGATAGGCACTCAACTGATTGGTTAAATGGtgttaattagaaaatatgCTTTCATTGCTGTATTAAACtaacaacattaaaaataataacagtaaCACAAGCACAAAAGTCGGCAATCCATTGGACACCCTCTCCAAATGGACACAATTTTGTAGGGCCCATAAGCATATCTACTTTCATAAATGCATGTCTATCACAGAGGAAGGGTGGGGATTGCACAAGGTCCGAAGCCTGCCAATAAGAACAACAAATGACACCGCCATAACAACACTTGGTTTTACAGGTTGATTtgggaaatttaaaatttaacatcTAACCAATTTTTAGGTTTTCAGTTGAATTAGACAAACCATTTACCCAATCAGAACTATTCGACCTAGCCAGCATTTTAGTGACCCAGCCGAACCTATTAAAAACCTAGTAAAAACCCGGTTGGATCaatgccttttaaaaaaaataaaacaaaatgctaCTGACTTGATAAAAACTCATTATTCTAAATTCACCCAATGACTCGCAAGTTGACCCAATAACTCAACAATCCAAGTTCTTTTTTGAACCAGTCCCGGGTCAGGTGTAACTGTTATGACAGAAACCGCACATACCTAAATTTATGATTACAGGTGATCTGGAACAAAGGGTGCCGCCAACAGTTAAAGCCGGATAGCCTGGAGACGAATTACACGATGTCTCTATCCCTCACTATCCAATACTCAAATATCCGTTCCCCTACTATTTCTACTCTAGTCAGGTCCCAAACCAACTGATATGCGCTGTCTATAGTCTATACCATTTAATGCAATACAACACCACTATAAATCTCATCATCTTTCCAAACAGAATACACAAGCACCCCACATCTCCATCTTACCACCTCTCCAGCCCCAGGCACTCGGACACTTCTCTAATGGCCATCTCAGAAACAAAACCACCCAAGCAACTTCGAGAGCTCCTTCAAGAGCAACAGGAATCTTTCACCCTAAATATTCACCTTCTAGAAAGAGGATATTCAAGAAAAAGCTCGAATTCAGAACATACCTTCAGCTGCTGCTATGGAAATTCAAGCAAGTCCTCGACGAGATCAGTCAGTTGTCGTCTAAACACGACCAAAAAGCCAAAACTTTCAAAGGTATTAAGAGCTGTATTAAACCAGGTCATTTCCACAAAGAAGAGGCTAAGAATCAATGGTTCTAATCATGAAGATGGAAAACTAAATGTCAGTGAGAAGGGCAGGAATAACCAGCAAGTTCCAGAATTAGATAAATTTTCGTCAGCTAGCAGTGCAACAGTGTTTAATTCATGTTCTGAGAGTGAAGTAGAAGAAACGTCAACTTCATCGCAAAATGATATCTTGTTCACAACAAACACTTCACAGCTTCCCAACCTCCACAATCCACAGGAGGTAGAAAACCTATAATTATTAGACAAAAGTTACATTTTTCATTCGTTTCTTTCCAAGGAATCACAGACTTGATTCACTTACTCACAAAGCTAACAGGCTACTGCAGATAGAAAGCTCCAACAGCAGTGTATAGAAGAAAGCAGGCAACTCAGCCCGGCATCAGTACTAGAACGGATTCCTTCTCATGGAAATTCCCCAATTCACAGCAGTTAGTCTCTTTATCTGCCATGAACACGGCGTACACTTGTACTTTTACTGTCAGCCTTTTTAaacttttcttgaaaataaattcttgTTCTTACAGATAAAACAGAGGATTCCAGTACAGCAGAAGAAGAGAGTGCTTCAAAAACTAGAGTTATTTTACCCAAAAAATTTACAGAAGACTGCATTTTATCAGCATCTCTCTGGGAAGTCCTTTTTTACTCACCAAATGAGAAACCAGTTTGTGGAGAAGCCACAGAGATACAAGAATTTATCCTGTCTTATTTTTCTCCACAGTACTTGAAATCCAAAATGGTTCTGCAGCAAACAAAGCAACTTCTGTTTGATTATGTAAAGGAGATTGTTGAGACCCAAGAAAGGGAGGGGAAGCCGCATTGTCATCACCAACAATTCTTGGGGCCAGAAGAGCTTGGAAAGATAATTGGTGAGAAAATGAAGCCATGGGATAAACAATCTGGCAATGAGTCAAACCTGACAAAATTGCTGAATTTGGATTTACTGAGTTCACAAGGCTGGAGTAATTATAAGCCAGAGAGAAGGGATAATGGGTTAGCAATTGAAGATATTGTTTTCGATTTACTGTATTCAGAACAAGACTGGAATGAGTATGGGCTACAGAGGAGGGAAACTGGATCAGAGATTGGAGATACTATTTTGGAAGAGCTTGTGAATGACATAGTAAGAAACATGATTGGTTTCTCATCACCAATTACCAGATGTTAAGCTTAAGCTAgcttcaaaaattaattaattcccaACTCTTTGACTTTCTGTCACCACTTTCCATCTCCCTGAATTCAGATATCAAACTCCGCTGCCATATGTTGTTTgctgataaaaacaaaacaaaaataaaaataaaaatggtaggCATTCCATTTAATGGTTACTTTTACAtccattttattcaatataataaaataaggaCACTTTCAAGCAGTAATCACCATCCATGAGTCTAGAACTTCTAGCATTAACCATGTATCTTTCACTGTAAATCACAAAAACCCACTCACACAGCACATCAAGGTCAATCAGAAGGGTTGCCAAGCCATCATATGGCTGTATGGGTACACCACACTTCCATGAGCCGACACTAGATTACTCTAGTTCCAGTCATAGGAAAAGGAAGCAAAAGGAGTGTTCAAGGCATACAAAGTTATTGACTAGTGGATATTGATGTTTCACCCACCAAAAGTAACACAAATAattgaaagctaagacatattATGGGGTATCTCTGATTATGTGTGAAAGTTGCAGTTTGTTCCACAACCACACTCTAACAATCTGTTGTAGAAATATGACAATATTCACTTTTGGTTCCTTATCTTTCACTTCCCTTTGTTCTTTATCATTTCTTATGAGTTAGGTTTTAtcttatctctctctttttttgatAGAGGGCTTTTGAATGATCCAGTCCTGAAGTTTTGATTATAGCCGAGTTGAATTAATCATTATTCttgaaacaagaacaaaattagGACTATCCATTTCCCTTGGAAACCTTTTAGCTTCCATTTATGTTCCTTCTAATTCCAATTTCCTGTTGAATTATTCCAGCCAAAGTAAAATTTATCCCCTAACCTTTTCAAGCCAAAGTCATAATCATGGTTCCTGATACCAAAGTCAAAAGCAACACTTTACTCGTCCAATAAAATCAGCAGTTCTTAAGGCCAGCCAAATTTCAGATTCTATGAAGTTCATATCATTTCCAAAACAGCACTATGCACAGTAATTTGTTGCAACAAATCAAATGCACAAGGAAAACACTGAAAACTATATCCAGCATATACCATGGACAAGCTATGAAATGCTCATTTGTAGTTGGTGCATTTGGAGTAACAATctgtaaaacaaaaggaaataaggAACTACCGGATTTCCACATCATCGCCAAGCTCCCCATCTTCAAGCTCCTCATTACTGCCATTTCTGCGGGAACCATCACGGTGATCTCTCTTGTGCCTTTTATGCTGGCTTTCACCATCTGATTCAGGTGTGTATGTGTGCTGCAAAGAAATATCACCAAGAAAATTGGAACATTTTTCTCAGAAGTTAAACTACAAATGCGCCACTAGAACTGTACCTTTCTAGATTTTTTACGGTCACTGCTATGCTTGCGTGATTTTTTAGACTCTTCTTTCTCATCCTTGTCAGAATTTACATCATCAATGGCACTTTGATGCCGTTTCCGGTGTTTCCTATCTTTGTCCTTTTCCCTCTTTTTGTCATCCTTGTGGCCATAACCATCACttgcatcaacattttcaccatctgtttcattcttttttgtccgttgctttcctttttccctttcacgttctttctctttctctttctccttcctctccttctcttttctcttgtctttttcctctctctctttctccttccTGGCCTgtcaaaagagagaaaaaacaaacaaatcaagaaattaaacagCATAACTAGCATTATTTACAGGGGGGGAAGCTCAGACAGATTATCCAGGGTAGCAGCTTCCACATTCAGGTTCTTGTGCGCTCTCATCTAAGCTCAGGTTCTTGTGCGCTCTTATCCACAAGGCAAACTGAGggggtgtttggaagtgtggtagcagtttcttttcaaagtgttttttgctcggaaatgcatcaaaataatgtttttttattttttaaaaaaatatttttaatatcagttcatcaaaataatccgaaaacacacaaaaaaaattaatggcagTGCATTCAGATAGAAAGTGGTTTTGACTTCccctttctgtttctttttccgAGTGTAATTTAAGTTCCTTCTACAGGCAACCCTTCTCTTATCAAATATGCTGAAAggtcaatcaaaagaataaatttgaAGTATGGAGGTACTTATTAGCCCCACATGAGCTAAGCACTTCAAATTTGTTTGACTAGTCATGCAGAAAACGCCACAAAAGGAACCAGAAGAAACAGTTAACAGCCATATGAAATGACAGAATCACACCGGCTTAGCTAGATATACTAACAAAATATAAGTACCTTTTCTTCCTCGCGCTTGCGTTCCTTCTCTTTGGCCTTTTCCTGTAAGTGTGTGACATATTCTTCAAAAATTTCCTTACTCAAACTCTCTTCCCCAATTGAcctacaaaagaaaaatcaacacaaTGAAATGCAAAGGGAGGTGGGTGTAAACAGGTTCTTAAAGATAAATGATTAGCAGGTCATCTTCAAAGAGGGAGGTGGGAGTAAGCTGCAATACCTGTATTCCTGGCTCTCCTCAAAAAGCGGTTTGCAATCCTCCCAGTTAG is a window encoding:
- the LOC133681481 gene encoding kinesin-like protein KIN-7N isoform X1; this encodes MEKICVAIRVRPPVTVSEDTTINGTYWKVEENRISLHKSHGSPISGVSYAFDHVFDESCKNSRVYELLTKDLILAAVDGFNGTVFAYGQTSSGKTFTMNGSQNDGGIIHRAVKDIFEKIHMISEREFLIRVSYMEIYNEEINDLFAVENQKLPIHESLERGVFVAGLKEEIVSNGEQVLKLIEGGEVNRHFGETNMNARSSRSHTIFRMVIESKRKDANSSSDYSSSDAVRVSVLNLVDLAGSERIAKTGAGGVRLKEGKYINKSLMILGNVINKLSEGAKQRGHIPYRDSKLTRILQPALGGNAKTSIICTVAPEELHIEETKGTLQFASRAKRITNCAQVNEILSDAALLKRQKLEIEELRKKLQGSRAEVLEQEILKLRNDMLKYELEREKLEMELKEERKSHKERDQCIKEQQMKIDNLSTGASISDSDRNSIQEQNAGRQILKEEFSGSNSVFKNDVFRTPTFKADSNAFVGKRSNYSRLPDFSPLPDNYSNVADEDTWLKMNKGFIADLDSIQMTPARKVQSFPFGDVTLGSSTEDYKVEVQNLKRQLELVLEEKNELEKKHLEQLQLNDHLMGEISELKHEAVVIREIPQRLCESMASCRDTYKDVLLTLQSFVPDGDSSIGKFLSTTSEIGLTLFSNLEKRFSMAMDDHKSFNENDSLVQENCEVLSERLKSTITSLALAEKLAVQNKEEKNPICGSTYKECTLGEEPASWKEKLGNELGAIKEKLQALEKELEHNNQLLKDSRERHDTMERDYWLLKEERDSLLEKVSESSQNLATVALQKENILKDLNTEAERRKYLEKEIKQFSVAFASRQRSFMSFQGEFLSKVEKLRAQSPIAASESLGC
- the LOC133681481 gene encoding kinesin-like protein KIN-7N isoform X2, whose product is MEKICVAIRVRPPVTVSEDTTINGTYWKVEENRISLHKSHGSPISGVSYAFDHVFDESCKNSRVYELLTKDLILAAVDGFNGTVFAYGQTSSGKTFTMNGSQNDGGIIHRAVKDIFEKIHMISEREFLIRVSYMEIYNEEINDLFAVENQKLPIHESLERGVFVAGLKEEIVSNGEQVLKLIEGGEVNRHFGETNMNARSSRSHTIFRMVIESKRKDANSSSDYSSSDAVRVSVLNLVDLAGSERIAKTGAGGVRLKEGKYINKSLMILGNVINKLSEGAKQRGHIPYRDSKLTRILQPALGGNAKTSIICTVAPEELHIEETKGTLQFASRAKRITNCAQVNEILSDAALLKRQKLEIEELRKKLQGSRAEVLEQEILKLRNDMLKYELEREKLEMELKEERKSHKERDQCIKEQQMKIDNLSTGASISDSDRNSIQNAGRQILKEEFSGSNSVFKNDVFRTPTFKADSNAFVGKRSNYSRLPDFSPLPDNYSNVADEDTWLKMNKGFIADLDSIQMTPARKVQSFPFGDVTLGSSTEDYKVEVQNLKRQLELVLEEKNELEKKHLEQLQLNDHLMGEISELKHEAVVIREIPQRLCESMASCRDTYKDVLLTLQSFVPDGDSSIGKFLSTTSEIGLTLFSNLEKRFSMAMDDHKSFNENDSLVQENCEVLSERLKSTITSLALAEKLAVQNKEEKNPICGSTYKECTLGEEPASWKEKLGNELGAIKEKLQALEKELEHNNQLLKDSRERHDTMERDYWLLKEERDSLLEKVSESSQNLATVALQKENILKDLNTEAERRKYLEKEIKQFSVAFASRQRSFMSFQGEFLSKVEKLRAQSPIAASESLGC